Genomic DNA from Nitrospirota bacterium:
AAAAGGCTAAGATTATAGCTATGGATATCAATGAATTTAAACTGGATAAAGCATTGGAATTCGGTGCGCATTATATTATAGATGCAAAAAGCTATTCTATCGATGTATTCAAGAGTATTAATAATGGGAAATTAGCAGATATCGTCATTGTTTGTGCAGCATCTCAGCAAGCCGTAGATAATGCTTTATTGTCAATTGACAGAAGAGGTAATGTTTTGTTTTTTGCAGTACCTCAAAATGACATAATCATACCTTCTTTGAGTTTCTGGAGAGATGAGATAACAGTAACCTTCTCATATGGTGCTTCTCCTGATGATTTGAAAGAAGCGATAGAATTTATTAGCAATGGAAAGATTAATGCAAAAAAAATGATTACACACAGCGTTCAACTTTCTAATATTCAACAAGGTTTCCAAATAGCATCTGAATCAGGTAATTCGTTGAAAGTTGTTGTTGTTCCGGATGCATAGAAACTAAAAGTGGATTAAAAAAGTCTTACATCTACATAATCACCCTCATGTACACCAAATTTTCTCAACGGGATAACTGCTGAGCCATCAGCTTTTGTTAATGTTGTAATGAGTCCGGATTTGCCAAGTAAAGGAATAGCCCATAATTCACCATCTCGTTCTTCAAGAACGACTCCAATATGTTCCTCTCTTCCAGGACTTGATGAGATATTTTTCGCAATCTTTGCTTTAATAATTCTTTTTTTGTTTTCGGTCATTACCTGATCAGATCCTGAAAGAATTTTTAAGACAGGTCTAATAAAAAGTTCAAAGCAGACATGAACAGCTACAGGGTGTCCGGGCAGTCCGAATACCGGAATGTTTTCTATAATACCTCCAATAGTTGGTTTGCCGGGTTTTAATGATACACCATGAAAAAGAACGCCAGGCTTCCCAATATCATTAATAACCTTTGCTGTTACATCTTTTGTTCCAACTGAACTTCCTCCAGAAATTATAACCATCTCAGAGTCATTGATAGAAGTTTTTACAACATTTTTTATAATTTCGTATTGATCACTAAAAATTCCTTTTTTTATTGGATCACCACCCGACTCTGCAATCAGGCCAGACAATGTATATGAATTGATGTCTCTTACTTGTCCTAATTTTACAGACTTATCAACAGAGACTACTTCATCGCCTGTTGAGATAATTGAAACCTTTGGTTTTTCATATGCCCATATACATGTAATCCCAAGTCCTGCAAGCGCCCCTATATCTTGGGGTCTCAAACAATGACCTGCTTTTAAAATAACTTCTCCTTTTTTTACATCCTCTCCCGTTTGTATGACATTTTCACCAGGAGATACAGGTTTTATTACTTCTATCATATTTTCATCTATGCACTGTGTATGTTCAAACATAACTACAGCGTCTGCGCCTTTTGGTAGCATTCCTCCAGTTGCTATCTTAGCAACTTCTCCTTTTTCCAATGTAAATCCAGGTTCTTCACCCATTAAAATTTCAGTCTTTACCTTAAGGTAGGAAGGTAAGCTTTCAGTTGCTCCGAATGTATCGGAGGATTTGACCGCGTATCCATCGACAGTTGATCTATTAAAAGATGGAAGATCTTCTGGTGAAATAATGTCTCTTGATATTATCATTCTAAAAGCTTTTTCGATTGGAAAGTAGTTTTCTGGAGGTCTCTTATAAGGAGCATAGTTTAAGAGGAGTTTTATAGCCTCCTCGACGCTAACCAATTCTTCTCTCCCTAACATGTCTTTCATAGGTATCCTTTTCTACAAATTAATTAAACCTATTCATTGCCTTATTAACACCTTCTGAGATAATGACAACGACTGCATCAGCGGCTTTCTGTATTGCTTCTTTTATGAAGCACATTTCTTGTTTATTAAATTTGCTTAAGACATATTCTTCAACAGGTACTCCTTGTTCTCTTCCTACACCTATTTTAATACGGATAAAATCTTTTGATCGAATGCTTTGGATGATTGACTCAACTCCTTTATGGCCACCTGAGGAACCTGTTTTGCGGATTCTTATTTTCCCAGTCTGCATGTCAATGTCATCATGAATTATTATTGTTTTTTCAGGTTGAATATCGAACTTTTTAATTATATACTCAATAACTTTTCCGCTCATGTTCATAAATAGAAGGGGTTCTATGAGAATAACATCCTCTTTGTTTATAGAACCCCTTCCTATTTTATAATCTTCTTTTTTTCTTAGGTCTATTTTATATCTTGAAGATAGTTCATCAGCAACGAGGAAACCTACATTATGTCTGGTTCTATGATATTTTCTCCCTGGATTTCCAAGTCCTGCAATAATCCACATTAAACACCGATTATAAAGTTAAAATGTTCAGTTATATTTAACAATTTTAAATTATGACCTTGGATTTATTTTTTATTTGCTTTCTTCCTTTTCTTCCTCTTCTTCCTTCTTGCCTTTCTTTATAACCTCTGGCTCTGATGGCTCTGGAGCAGCTTCTGCAGGAGCAACTTCTTCAACAGTTGGAGCTAAGATATTGACAATGACCTCATCTGGGTCTGCAAAAATTTTAATTCCTTCTCCAAGATTTAGATCTCTGACATGTAGTGATTGGCCAATTTCAAGACCTGAAATATCAACTGTGATATGTCCTGGAATTTTATCTGGCAAACATTCAATTTCGATCTCTCTTAACAGATGTTGGAGTATACCGCCATCTCTTTTTACTCCAATTGGTTCACCAGTGGTTGTAATATGAACACTTACACGCACTTCTTCAGTAAGAGAGACTTCAAAGAAGTCAGCATGTAGAAGGTCTCTTTTTAGAGGGTCAACCTGATATTCTTTCAATAAAGCAAGCTTGCTTTCATCATCGGAAAATTTGAGATTTAACATCACCTGTTCACCTGCTGTTGTGTTGATAAAATGTGTTATTTCTTTTTTATTTATTTTTATGGGCATAGATCCTCCGGCCCTATAAAGAACTGCGGGGATTATGTCCTTTCTCCTGAGAGAGCGGGCTGCTCCTTTACCAGTTTCCTGTCTCTTTTGTGCATTGATAGTTATTTTTTCCAATTTTCTCCTCTCCTTGAATAATAAAATTATACAAAAAGCGAACTGATAGAAGATTCTTCATGAATTCTTTTAATTGCCTCTCCTATCAAGGATGCTATACTTAAAACAGTCAATTTTGTGCATTGTTGTTTGTTGCTATCAACAGGTATTGTATTTGTTACAATGAGTTCTTGTATTTCGGAATTATTCAACTTTTCAACCGCTGTGCCTGAAAGAACTGCGTGTGTGCATGCCGCAATAATCCTGTTTGCACCTTTCTCCTTAAGAGCACTTGCTGCTTGAATTGTTGTGCCTCCTGTGTCAATCATATCATCAAGAATGATGGTATCCTTTCCATCAACTTCACCAATAACATTCATGATCTGTGATATATTCGCTGCTTCACGTCTTTTGTCTATTATAGCGATGGAACTCTGTAGTTTTTTTGCAAAAGCTCTTGCCCTCTCAACGCCACCTGCATCAGGAGATACAATGACAAGATTTTTTCTATGATTATACTTTTTCTCTACATATTCTAAAAGAACAGGTGATGCATAGAGATTGTCGACAGGAATATTGAAAAAACCTTGAATCTGGGCAGCGTGTAAATCCATAGTTAAAACTCTGTTTGTGCCAGCAGCGGTTATTAAATCTGCAACAAGTTTTGCAGAAATAGGGACACGGGGTTGTACTTTTCTGTCCTGGCGGGCATAACCATAATATGGAATAACGGCCGTTATTCTCCTTGCAGATGCCCTCTTGAGTGCATCAACCATTAGAAGAAGTTCCATAATATGACGATTCACAGGTACACATGTGGGTTGAATTACAAACACATCTGATCCCCTGACATTTTCGTTTATTTGCACGAAGATTTCTCCATCACTGAATTTTCCAACTGTCGCATCTCCGATTCGAATATTCAGATACTGCGATATCTCTAAGGCTAACTCCCTGTGAGCGTTACCTGTAAATAGCTGCATTCCCTCAGGCATTTTACCTCCAAAAATAGTTAAAAGTTGAAAGTTAAGAATGAAAAATTTAATAACACGTCGACTCTTAACTTTTAATTCTTAATTCCTGAATCTGCCTTGTAAATTCAAGCTGGCTGGGGCGGGAGGATTCGAACCTCCAGATGGGAGATCCAAAGTCTCCTGACTTGCCGTTTGTCGACGCCCCAATTCAGGCATACCATGTTAAATTATTACATCGTATTAGCCAGATAACACCAATATGGCTTAATAGTGTCAAGAATTTTTTTCGCCTCTGCTTTGTTCTTAAAAATTCCAAATACAGTGGGGCCACTACCGCTCATGGCAGTGTATAAGGCTCCGTTTTCTACCATTTTATTTTTTAATTCCCCTACAACAGGATAACTATCAATAACAATCTTTTCCAGGTCATTTCTTAGCATTATATTCAAGGTTGTGAAATCCTGTTTGTTTAGGGCTTGACAGAACAGTTTAATATCAATGGGAGATTTTGTCAATATAGATGGGTTTGCCTCATCAAACTTATTATATGCCCATGCAGTTGAAACAGATATAGGTGGTTTTACAAGTACTACCATAAAAGATGATTCTATCGATAAAGGACAGACAACTTCTCCCTTACCTTTAACAAGTGCAAGTGGTCCGTTCAGAAAAAATGATACATCAGAACCTATTTCAAAAGCTATCGAACTTAATTCTTTTTTATCGAGACGCAGATCCCACAACATATTTAGTCCAAGAAGTGTATAAGCTGCATCACTGCTTCCTCCACCGAGGCCGGCTGCTACAGGTATTTTTTTTCTGATAGTTATTGTTGCTCCTTTCTTGTATGAATATTTCTGCTTAAGATTGAAAGCGGCTCTATATACAAGATTTTCAGTTAGAGGGATTTCAATCTCACTATCCACATGTAGAGAATCACTATGCTGAAAAATCAAGGTATCATAAAGATTAATACTATGCATAGAACTCATGATATCGTGGTAACCATCTTTTCT
This window encodes:
- a CDS encoding 50S ribosomal protein L25/general stress protein Ctc, coding for MEKITINAQKRQETGKGAARSLRRKDIIPAVLYRAGGSMPIKINKKEITHFINTTAGEQVMLNLKFSDDESKLALLKEYQVDPLKRDLLHADFFEVSLTEEVRVSVHITTTGEPIGVKRDGGILQHLLREIEIECLPDKIPGHITVDISGLEIGQSLHVRDLNLGEGIKIFADPDEVIVNILAPTVEEVAPAEAAPEPSEPEVIKKGKKEEEEEKEESK
- a CDS encoding molybdopterin molybdotransferase MoeA, which translates into the protein MLGREELVSVEEAIKLLLNYAPYKRPPENYFPIEKAFRMIISRDIISPEDLPSFNRSTVDGYAVKSSDTFGATESLPSYLKVKTEILMGEEPGFTLEKGEVAKIATGGMLPKGADAVVMFEHTQCIDENMIEVIKPVSPGENVIQTGEDVKKGEVILKAGHCLRPQDIGALAGLGITCIWAYEKPKVSIISTGDEVVSVDKSVKLGQVRDINSYTLSGLIAESGGDPIKKGIFSDQYEIIKNVVKTSINDSEMVIISGGSSVGTKDVTAKVINDIGKPGVLFHGVSLKPGKPTIGGIIENIPVFGLPGHPVAVHVCFELFIRPVLKILSGSDQVMTENKKRIIKAKIAKNISSSPGREEHIGVVLEERDGELWAIPLLGKSGLITTLTKADGSAVIPLRKFGVHEGDYVDVRLF
- a CDS encoding ribose-phosphate pyrophosphokinase, which produces MPEGMQLFTGNAHRELALEISQYLNIRIGDATVGKFSDGEIFVQINENVRGSDVFVIQPTCVPVNRHIMELLLMVDALKRASARRITAVIPYYGYARQDRKVQPRVPISAKLVADLITAAGTNRVLTMDLHAAQIQGFFNIPVDNLYASPVLLEYVEKKYNHRKNLVIVSPDAGGVERARAFAKKLQSSIAIIDKRREAANISQIMNVIGEVDGKDTIILDDMIDTGGTTIQAASALKEKGANRIIAACTHAVLSGTAVEKLNNSEIQELIVTNTIPVDSNKQQCTKLTVLSIASLIGEAIKRIHEESSISSLFV
- a CDS encoding aminoacyl-tRNA hydrolase → MWIIAGLGNPGRKYHRTRHNVGFLVADELSSRYKIDLRKKEDYKIGRGSINKEDVILIEPLLFMNMSGKVIEYIIKKFDIQPEKTIIIHDDIDMQTGKIRIRKTGSSGGHKGVESIIQSIRSKDFIRIKIGVGREQGVPVEEYVLSKFNKQEMCFIKEAIQKAADAVVVIISEGVNKAMNRFN
- the ispE gene encoding 4-(cytidine 5'-diphospho)-2-C-methyl-D-erythritol kinase codes for the protein MTFSLYAPAKINWFLNIISKRKDGYHDIMSSMHSINLYDTLIFQHSDSLHVDSEIEIPLTENLVYRAAFNLKQKYSYKKGATITIRKKIPVAAGLGGGSSDAAYTLLGLNMLWDLRLDKKELSSIAFEIGSDVSFFLNGPLALVKGKGEVVCPLSIESSFMVVLVKPPISVSTAWAYNKFDEANPSILTKSPIDIKLFCQALNKQDFTTLNIMLRNDLEKIVIDSYPVVGELKNKMVENGALYTAMSGSGPTVFGIFKNKAEAKKILDTIKPYWCYLANTM